The Salinirubellus salinus genome segment CGCCCCGCGTCTCCGAGAGCTGTAGTTCGACGCCGTTCTCGTCGGCGACGTAGCGGTTGCGCGTCTCGCCGTCGGCCGTCTCGAACTCCCACGAGAACTCGAAGCCGAGCTGTTCGGTGTACCACTCGACCGACCGGTCGGCGTCGGCCACGTTCAGGCAGGTGTGCAGGAACTGCATACCCGTTCGCCGGACGGGGAGGGCAGGAACCTTGCGATACGGGCGAGGGGCGCAGGCCGGCCCCGACCCGCACCGTCCCTGCCGTAGCACACTTGACCCCGGCACACCTACCGAAGGTCGATGGGAACGGACTGGCGAGCGGTGGGCGTGGGCACGCTGTGGGGTCTCGGCCACCTCGCGGTGCTCTCGGTGCCGCCGTTCGCCAGCCTCCGCTGGAGTGCCGTCCCGCTCGTCCTCGCGACGGGGCTGCTCGCGGGTGCGGCCACGGGCCGCATCGTCGACCACGTCGAGGGGGGTGGTCGCCACGGTCTGCTCTCGGGGGGCGTGACGGGCGGCTGTTTCGCCGTCGCCTTCTGGGTGGCGCTCTCCTCGCCCGGCATCGACGCGGGCGTGTTCTCCGCGTTGAACTACCTCCTCGCGACGAACGCGCGGTACTTCCCGGTCATCGCCACCCACGGCGAGTACGTCGTCGCCGCCTTCGCCGTCCTCGGCGGGTTCGGTATCGCCTTGCTCGGGGAGTACGCCGGCCGCCGGGCGCCCGAGCGTGGCGACGACTTCCTCCTCGTGGAGGAGTAGCCCGAGTCCCCGCGCCGGACGTTTCGACGGTTCTGCGAGTTCCTTCAAGAGGTATCGGGAGTTCGCAGTCGGTATGCCAACCCCGATATACGGCGGTCCCGACGGCGAGTTCCACACCGGCATCGAACTGCTGAAGCGCACGCAGGACGACAGCTGGGGATTCCTCATCGGTTACGAGGACCGGCTCGTGCTGTCGAGCCCGGCGGGAGAGGAACGGCTCTACGTCGAGGTCCCCGAGCACGAACTCCCGGCCGGCATCCACGAGGAGAACGGCGTGGTCGTGGACGAGCGAATCGTCTGAGCGAACCCACCGGGCGACACGGGAGGTCGCGGTCGCGGGGTAGTGCTGTCACCACCCGATTCGCGACCCGCTCCGAGGGCCGAAGGCCCGAGGAGCGCAGTGGTTCCCCACGTGTTTGCGAGCAGTGCGGGGCCGGAGCTCCCGCATACCGTGCGAACGGCGGCTTCGCCGTCCTCGGATATCTCCGATGGGCTGCGGAAGACGCGGCGCGTCTTCCGAGCGCCGTGAGCAGAGAGTGGTCGCGCTTCGCGCGACCCGACGAGTGAAAGGTGGGTTCCTACAGGTAGCCTTCTCTGGCGAGCAGTTCCCCGTTCAGGATGCTCGCCCCTGCCGCCCCCCGCAGCGTGTTGTGCGACAGGCAGTTGTACTGGACGCCCTCCGGCGTCTCGCGGAAGCCGCCCGCGGAGACGGCCATCCCGTCACCGAGCATCCGGTCGAGTCGGGGCTGGGGCCGCTCCGGGTCCTCGAACGTGTGGATAAGCGGCGCGGGCGACGAGGGGAGGTCCGCGCTCGGGTAGTCGGCCATCGCCTCGGCGGCGGATTCGGTGGTCACGTCCTGCGCGGTGTCGGCCCAGACGTTCTCGAGGTGGCCGTCGAGCGTCGCGATGCGGTTGCACGATGCCGAGACGTCCATCCCGTGGAGGTCGAGTTCGGCGCCGTCGAACCCGCCGAGCAGTTTACGCGACTCGTCCTCCATCTTCTCCTCCTCGCCTCCGATGTGGGGGATGGCGTTGTCGAGGATCTCCATCGAGGTGACGCCGGAGTAGCCGGCGCCGGAGACGGCCTGCAGGGTCGAGACGTGGACGCGTTCGAGGCCGAACTGGTCGAGCGCCGCCAGCGTGGGGACCATCGTGATGGTCGAGCAGTTCGGGTTCTTCAGGAGCGCGCCGTCCCAGCCGCGCTCGTCGCGCTGGACCTCGAGGAGATCGAGGTGGTCGGCGTTCACCTCGGGGATGACGAGCGGGACGTCCGGGTCCATCCGGGCGTTCGAGGAGTTCGAGGAGACGACGTAGCCCGCCTCGGCGAGACCGGGCTCGACCGCCTCTCCGACCGAGGAGGGGAGCGACGAGAACAGGAGCGGCACGTCGTCCGGGATCTCGTCGGCGTCGGTGGCCCGGACCGTCATCTCGGCCACGCTATCGGGGATGGGGAAGTCCAGCCCCCACTTGGCGGCGGCGCGGTACGACCGCCCGGCCGAGGCCTCGCTGGCGGTCAGTGCGGCGATCTCGAAGTCGGGGTGCGGGTCGAGCAGCTGGACGAGTCGCTGGCCCACGGCGCCCGTCGCGCCGAGGATGCCTACGCGGATGCTCATTGTCACGGATAGGGACGAGGCTCCTCTAAACGGTTCCGA includes the following:
- the asd gene encoding aspartate-semialdehyde dehydrogenase produces the protein MSIRVGILGATGAVGQRLVQLLDPHPDFEIAALTASEASAGRSYRAAAKWGLDFPIPDSVAEMTVRATDADEIPDDVPLLFSSLPSSVGEAVEPGLAEAGYVVSSNSSNARMDPDVPLVIPEVNADHLDLLEVQRDERGWDGALLKNPNCSTITMVPTLAALDQFGLERVHVSTLQAVSGAGYSGVTSMEILDNAIPHIGGEEEKMEDESRKLLGGFDGAELDLHGMDVSASCNRIATLDGHLENVWADTAQDVTTESAAEAMADYPSADLPSSPAPLIHTFEDPERPQPRLDRMLGDGMAVSAGGFRETPEGVQYNCLSHNTLRGAAGASILNGELLAREGYL